A DNA window from Seriola aureovittata isolate HTS-2021-v1 ecotype China chromosome 8, ASM2101889v1, whole genome shotgun sequence contains the following coding sequences:
- the LOC130173192 gene encoding BTB/POZ domain-containing protein KCTD16-like, producing MALSENCKTQPAKEQGSVQNPPSDVIELNVGGQVYYTRHATLTSFPNSLLGKLFSNKKGSSNDLSRDLRGRYFIDRDGFLFRYVLDYLRDKQVVLPDHFPERGRLKREAEYFQLPELAKLLSSEESKLFPDDLCYSDFDDVSQGSDQRFYPSYSLDRRYGYITVAFKGVCAAGGRESQSDAKAKKLPRIFISSRIGLAKEVFGDALNENRDTDRPPDRYTCRFYLKFRHLERAFDMLSESGFHIVACNSSLTATSIGHYADDRVWSNYAQYIFYRGPSRWSSSHCDCCCKSHKSEREGESGTSFNDLSTSCSETQSEASSPQGTVIRGPVRRQPNIQTLDRHMPKGPVHMLQQAEMRRKTDMLRVRTFGVREREAAKRKANKEKMTPEQELEKCIQDFRRIRIPDHFPERKYMWQSELLRKYRL from the exons ATGGCACTGAGCGAAAACTGCAAAACGCAACCTGCAAAAGAGCAAGGCTCTGTGCAAAACCCCCCATCGGATGTCATTGAGCTAAATGTGGGTGGACAGGTGTATTACACTCGCCATGCCACCTTGACAAGCTTTCCAAATTCCTTACTTGGAAAGCTGTTTTCTAACAAGAAGGGGTCTTCAAATGACTTGTCCCGGGACCTTAGAGGACGCTATTTTATTGACAGAGATGGCTTTCTGTTTCGGTATGTACTGGATTACCTTAGAGACAAGCAAGTTGTCCTGCCTGACCACTTCCCTGAGAGGGGGAGGCTAAAAAGAGAGGCGGAATACTTCCAGCTGCCAGAATTGGCCAAACTTTTGTCATCCGAGGAGTCAAAACTATTTCCAGACGACTTGTGCTACAGTGATTTCGATGATGTGTCGCAGGGCAGCGACCAGAGGTTTTACCCCTCTTACTCCTTGGACAGGAGGTATGGCTACATCACAGTCGCTTTCAAAGGCGTTTGCGCGGCAGGAGGCAGAGAAAGTCAAAGTGATGCCAAAGCCAAAAAGTTACCGCggatcttcatcagcagcaggaTCGGCTTGGCAAAAGAGGTGTTTGGAGACGCCCTGAATGAGAACAGGGACACCGACAGACCACCGGACCGCTACACCTGCAGGTTTTACCTCAAGTTCAGGCACTTGGAGAGAGCTTTTGACATGCTGTCAGAGAGCGGCTTTCACATTGTGGCCTGCAATTCGTCTCTGACTGCGACTTCCATCGGTCATTACGCGGATGACAGGGTCTGGTCCAATTACGCACAGTACATCTTCTACC GCGGGCCCTCTAGGTGGTCGTCTTCTCACTGTGACTGCTGCTGCAAGAGCCACAAAAGTGAGCGTGAGGGAGAGAGCGGCACTTCCTTCAACGACCTCTCCACGTCCTGTTCTGAGACCCAGTCAGAGGCCAGTTCCCCTCAAGGAACCGTGATCCGTGGCCCCGTGAGACGGCAGCCCAACATCCAGACACTGGACCGCCACATGCCAAAAGGACCAGTTCATATGCTGCAACAGGCAGAGATGCGCCGCAAGACTGACATGCTCCGCGTGAGAACCTTCGGGGTCCGGGAACGAGAGGCAGCGAAGAGGAAAGCAAATAAGGAGAAGATGACTCCtgagcaggagctggagaaatGCATTCAGGACTTCCGGCGCATTAGGATTCCTGATCACTTTCCAGAGAGGAAGTACATGTGGCAATCAGAGCTCCTGAGAAAGTACCGTCTCTAA